Proteins encoded in a region of the Zunongwangia endophytica genome:
- a CDS encoding TspO/MBR family protein: MNAKLLIRSATATAVCLVFGFLGIIALQDGLDTWYAALHKPWFAAPESIFGPVWTIMYLLIGVSAGLVWSKGFYHKWVKTALYHFGFILLLNTFWFLFFFGLREPLMALLAIIAVFIVVLITIKWFKIVNAWSAYLLIPYAVWVLYLLAFTFEFWRIN; the protein is encoded by the coding sequence ATGAATGCTAAACTGCTTATACGCAGTGCTACAGCAACCGCCGTTTGTCTGGTATTTGGCTTTTTGGGCATTATCGCACTTCAAGACGGATTAGACACCTGGTATGCTGCACTGCATAAACCATGGTTTGCAGCCCCGGAATCTATTTTTGGACCGGTGTGGACAATTATGTATTTACTTATAGGAGTTTCTGCAGGTTTAGTATGGAGTAAAGGATTTTATCATAAATGGGTAAAAACAGCGCTTTATCATTTTGGATTTATTTTGCTGCTTAATACATTTTGGTTCTTATTTTTCTTTGGATTGCGCGAACCATTAATGGCTTTGCTTGCCATTATCGCCGTGTTTATAGTAGTTCTTATAACTATAAAATGGTTTAAAATCGTCAATGCATGGTCGGCTTATTTACTTATTCCTTATGCAGTTTGGGTACTTTATTTACTCGCTTTTACTTTCGAGTTTTGGCGTATTAACTAA
- a CDS encoding diphosphomevalonate/mevalonate 3,5-bisphosphate decarboxylase family protein, which yields MPDKEFVAANINTAVENGSVSWEAPSNIALVKYWGKKENQIPANPSLSFTLKNCKTTTKLNYVKVSEDHQNSEEINFEVVFEGVKKESFKPKIASFFKRILPYCAYLKQFSFEVVSENSFPHSSGIASSASGMSALALCVMSLEKSLFPEMSEDFFYKKASFLARLGSGSAGRSVKGSMVVWGEHKDILLSSDYYGIEYPLKTDAVFKDYQDTVLLVDKGIKQVSSTVGHDLMHGHPFAEARFKQANDHLSELIPAFEKGDIQSFIKIVESEALSLHSMMMSSDPYFLLMKPNTLALIHKIWEKREESGIPVCFTLDAGANVHMLYPAEYKKEILEFVKNELVVYCENGHYICDEVGEGSKML from the coding sequence ATGCCTGATAAGGAATTTGTCGCAGCAAACATTAACACGGCTGTAGAAAATGGATCCGTAAGCTGGGAAGCACCAAGTAATATAGCTTTAGTTAAATATTGGGGCAAAAAGGAAAATCAAATTCCGGCTAATCCTTCTTTGAGTTTTACACTTAAAAACTGCAAGACGACAACAAAATTAAACTATGTTAAAGTTTCTGAGGATCATCAAAATTCCGAAGAAATTAATTTTGAAGTAGTCTTTGAAGGTGTTAAGAAAGAAAGCTTCAAACCTAAAATTGCATCTTTTTTTAAGCGAATTTTGCCTTACTGTGCTTATTTAAAACAATTTAGTTTCGAAGTTGTATCAGAAAATTCTTTTCCGCACAGCAGCGGTATAGCTTCTTCTGCAAGTGGAATGAGTGCGTTGGCACTTTGTGTGATGAGTTTAGAGAAATCACTTTTTCCAGAAATGTCTGAAGATTTTTTCTATAAAAAAGCTTCTTTTTTAGCAAGACTAGGAAGTGGTAGTGCAGGTAGAAGTGTAAAAGGCAGTATGGTTGTTTGGGGCGAGCATAAAGATATTTTATTGAGTAGTGACTATTACGGGATTGAGTATCCCCTAAAAACGGATGCTGTTTTTAAAGATTATCAGGATACGGTGTTATTGGTTGATAAGGGAATTAAGCAGGTAAGCAGTACTGTAGGACACGATTTGATGCATGGGCATCCTTTTGCAGAGGCAAGATTTAAGCAGGCAAACGATCATTTATCAGAACTAATTCCGGCTTTTGAAAAAGGAGATATCCAGAGCTTTATAAAAATTGTAGAAAGTGAAGCACTAAGTCTTCACAGTATGATGATGAGTAGCGATCCTTATTTTTTATTGATGAAGCCAAATACTTTAGCGCTTATTCATAAAATTTGGGAGAAGCGAGAAGAAAGCGGAATTCCGGTTTGTTTTACCTTAGATGCTGGCGCGAATGTACATATGCTATATCCTGCAGAATATAAAAAAGAAATTTTGGAATTTGTTAAGAACGAGTTAGTTGTCTATTGTGAAAATGGACACTATATTTGCGATGAGGTTGGAGAAGGATCAAAAATGTTGTAA